In the genome of Flexistipes sinusarabici DSM 4947, one region contains:
- a CDS encoding YhdH/YhfP family quinone oxidoreductase: MSEKFKAMVISKQGDKFIREIKEKSVEELPEGDVLIKVHYSSLNFKDALSAIGNKGVTRNFPHTPGIDAAGIVQNSKDSTFKEGDEVLVTGFDLGMETDGGFGQFIRVPAEWVVKLPEGLSLRESMIFGTAGFTAGLSVFALAENNTTPEDGEVLVTGSTGGVGSMAIAILSQAGYDLVAVTGKKEKEDFLKELGAIRVISREEADDQSGKPMLKGVWGGAVDTVGGNILATAIKSTKYSGTVTTCGLTQSTEFTSSVFPFILRGVKLIGIDSVQLPMDRRLPVWDKLANEWKPDSLETLTNEIGLEEVSDNIDLILKGKLTGRTLINLWK; the protein is encoded by the coding sequence ATGTCAGAAAAATTTAAAGCTATGGTGATCAGTAAACAGGGAGACAAATTTATTAGGGAAATTAAAGAGAAATCTGTTGAAGAGCTGCCTGAAGGGGACGTTCTCATCAAGGTTCACTATTCTTCGCTAAACTTCAAAGATGCTCTATCAGCAATAGGGAACAAAGGTGTCACAAGAAACTTTCCTCATACCCCCGGAATTGACGCTGCAGGTATCGTCCAGAACTCAAAAGATTCAACATTTAAAGAAGGGGATGAAGTTTTAGTAACGGGATTCGACCTTGGGATGGAAACAGACGGCGGTTTTGGACAATTTATCAGAGTGCCTGCTGAATGGGTTGTAAAACTCCCCGAAGGTTTATCTCTGAGAGAAAGTATGATTTTCGGAACCGCGGGTTTTACCGCCGGTCTTTCTGTATTTGCCCTTGCTGAAAACAATACAACACCGGAAGATGGAGAAGTTTTGGTGACAGGCTCAACCGGCGGTGTCGGCTCAATGGCAATCGCAATACTGTCCCAGGCGGGCTATGATCTCGTAGCCGTGACGGGTAAAAAAGAAAAAGAAGATTTTCTTAAAGAACTCGGAGCTATAAGAGTAATCAGCAGAGAAGAAGCTGACGATCAAAGCGGAAAACCGATGCTTAAAGGCGTATGGGGCGGCGCTGTGGATACCGTGGGAGGTAATATCCTTGCCACAGCAATAAAAAGTACAAAATACTCAGGAACTGTTACCACGTGCGGTTTAACACAATCCACCGAATTCACATCCAGTGTATTCCCGTTTATACTAAGAGGAGTGAAACTTATCGGTATAGATTCTGTGCAACTGCCAATGGACAGAAGACTGCCTGTTTGGGACAAATTGGCAAACGAGTGGAAGCCCGACTCCCTTGAAACCCTAACAAATGAAATCGGTCTGGAAGAGGTCAGCGACAACATAGATTTGATACTCAAAGGGAAGTTGACAGGAAGAACATTAATAAATCTCTGGAAATAA
- a CDS encoding dimethylsulfonioproprionate lyase family protein, giving the protein MQAQGTLLFLHALKRWYKIKSSGGTEEIKRHMVEVDNLLAKELPLDTVNVAINPSVKPVCKYLEIAIDNGMKHKTNYVVTHLQKFTSILHWQYGYGKLPEEMKENYAYSEILGPRGLIKSSDIAVGVVLLAPGALYHYHEHPDLTESYLNLSGYFSQNDQAVYPPESIVLNKPGKPHKITNDSSQPLLLAYVWTGSKEAISESRMVFD; this is encoded by the coding sequence ATGCAGGCTCAAGGGACACTTTTATTTCTTCACGCCCTTAAAAGATGGTACAAAATCAAATCATCCGGCGGCACTGAAGAAATAAAAAGACATATGGTGGAAGTGGACAATTTACTGGCAAAAGAACTCCCTTTGGATACCGTTAATGTGGCGATAAACCCATCAGTTAAACCGGTATGCAAATATCTTGAGATTGCAATCGATAATGGTATGAAGCATAAAACAAACTATGTTGTTACTCATTTGCAAAAATTTACTTCCATATTACACTGGCAATATGGATACGGAAAACTACCGGAAGAGATGAAAGAAAATTATGCTTACAGCGAAATTTTAGGCCCCCGGGGGCTCATAAAATCCTCTGATATCGCAGTCGGGGTTGTTTTACTCGCTCCTGGGGCCCTTTATCATTATCACGAACATCCTGATCTGACAGAATCATACCTGAACTTGTCAGGATATTTTTCACAGAATGACCAGGCTGTCTACCCTCCTGAATCAATTGTCCTTAATAAGCCGGGAAAACCCCATAAAATCACAAATGATTCTTCTCAACCTTTGTTGTTAGCCTACGTATGGACAGGCAGTAAAGAAGCCATATCGGAATCAAGAATGGTTTTTGACTAG
- a CDS encoding DMT family transporter: MNSAERTKGFALVMLAAVLWGTTGTSQGLAPAEVSSSVIGALRILLGGIVLFLYAYYKGGFSKTEKWPFLITSFGILSVAAYQLTFFYGVRYAGVAIGTMVGIGSGPISAGILAFLFYNEKLSKKWMISTLIGIFGLVLTTYGSRGSGLNYNVFGIILSIGAGFFYASYTMVSKKLLETNDVNAVMAVLFLGGALLLTPFLFIYDVAPLLNPKGIIIIIHLGVIATGVSYFFFARGLKLIKVSETATLSLAEPLTATLLGILVLHESPSFLSFLGVFFIFAGLCVLSIQRRQRTEDR, translated from the coding sequence ATGAACTCTGCTGAAAGAACAAAAGGTTTTGCTCTTGTCATGCTTGCCGCTGTGCTTTGGGGTACAACAGGTACTTCTCAGGGGCTTGCACCTGCTGAAGTGAGTTCGTCTGTTATCGGGGCACTCAGGATTTTGCTGGGAGGAATTGTTCTTTTTCTCTATGCATATTACAAAGGAGGTTTCTCTAAGACTGAGAAATGGCCTTTTCTGATAACATCATTCGGTATTTTATCTGTTGCTGCCTACCAGCTTACTTTTTTTTACGGTGTGCGTTATGCCGGAGTTGCCATCGGGACTATGGTGGGTATCGGCAGCGGTCCCATCTCGGCGGGTATCCTTGCTTTTCTCTTTTATAATGAAAAACTCAGCAAAAAATGGATGATATCCACACTTATCGGTATATTTGGTCTGGTATTGACGACTTATGGATCGAGGGGAAGCGGACTTAATTATAATGTGTTCGGCATTATACTTAGCATTGGAGCGGGTTTTTTTTACGCCTCCTATACCATGGTAAGTAAAAAGCTTCTGGAAACAAATGATGTAAATGCGGTTATGGCGGTGTTGTTTCTGGGCGGAGCTTTGCTTCTAACGCCGTTTTTATTTATTTATGATGTTGCTCCTCTTCTCAATCCAAAGGGAATTATTATCATTATACATTTGGGTGTAATTGCAACCGGTGTGTCATATTTCTTTTTTGCAAGAGGATTAAAACTGATAAAAGTTTCAGAAACTGCGACACTGTCACTGGCTGAACCGCTTACTGCAACTTTACTCGGTATTCTAGTCCTGCATGAATCCCCTTCATTTTTAAGTTTTCTGGGTGTATTTTTTATTTTTGCCGGTTTGTGTGTGCTGTCGATACAAAGGAGGCAGAGGACAGAGGATAGATAA
- a CDS encoding DUF2062 domain-containing protein, translating into MKFKDKLLLIVSLDRPPFVISLSSAIGVMIGVSPYIGLHTVMAVGASYIFRLPLYPLILGAYINNPLTLVIIYGFCYKVGKFFLQSETDLSIDWHNLSYMDFWVNLKAFFWPFFVGTHIMALFAGIITFFFIYAAIKIYKKNLD; encoded by the coding sequence ATAAAATTCAAAGATAAGCTTTTACTGATTGTAAGCTTAGACAGGCCCCCTTTTGTTATTTCCCTTTCTTCGGCAATAGGGGTAATGATCGGTGTGTCTCCCTATATAGGATTGCACACCGTTATGGCTGTGGGGGCGTCTTATATTTTCCGTCTTCCCCTTTACCCGCTGATTTTAGGAGCATATATTAATAATCCGCTCACACTGGTAATTATTTATGGATTTTGTTACAAGGTAGGCAAATTTTTTCTCCAAAGTGAAACCGATCTTTCAATCGACTGGCATAACTTATCATATATGGATTTTTGGGTGAATCTGAAAGCGTTTTTCTGGCCGTTTTTTGTGGGGACACATATTATGGCTCTCTTTGCAGGGATCATTACGTTCTTTTTTATATACGCTGCCATTAAAATTTACAAAAAGAATTTGGATTGA
- the lon gene encoding endopeptidase La: MKSGREKEVENVNENLEIPEILPLLPVRDMVVFPYMVLPLYVGRDASIAAVDEALSGERMIFFSSQKNAEIEEPDVQDIYNIGTVALILRMLKLPDGRVKILVQGLKRAEIDKYEQEDPFYKVKLNLIEESEPEEGLKSEALVRHVKEQLSKAVNLGKPLLPDLLAVIETINEPGKLADIIAANLGLKAEESQVILEEIEAEKRLEKVNEFLNREISILEVQQQIMNDAKGEIDKSQREYFLKEQMRAIKKELGEEDDISKEVEELQEKIRKARMPKKVREEAEKQLGRLSRMHPDSAEATVVRSYLEWLVELPWSKSSKDNLNIKHAKKILDEDHYGLDEVKDRILDFLAVRKLNKKMKSPILCFVGPPGVGKTSLGKSIARAMNREFFRMSLGGTRDEAEIRGHRRTYIGAMPGKIIQGIKNTGMNNPVFMLDEIDKLGMDFRGDPSSALLEVLDPEQNSSFVDHYLGVPFDLSRVFFITTANYLDPIPPALKDRMEVIRIPGYTEDEKIKIAENYLIPRQIKENGLGEKKVQFSRKAIFEIIDGYTRESGLRNLERTIGKICRKIARKVAEGAGKETFRITPKTVEKFLGPRKFEDEEELKTNEVGIVTGLAWTPYGGEVLFVECNKYKGKGNMVVTGQLGDIMKESAKAAFTAVKSLAEKYEIDEKMFSDYDIHIHVPAGAIPKDGPSAGITMATAIFSIFTGKKVRKDVAMTGEITISGKVLPIGGLKEKLLAAKRIGVAKVIIPKKNKKDLVNVPANVKNSLEIVAVEKFDEVLQHTF; the protein is encoded by the coding sequence TTGAAATCAGGGAGGGAAAAAGAAGTGGAAAATGTTAATGAAAATTTAGAAATTCCTGAGATACTTCCGTTACTGCCTGTCAGAGACATGGTGGTATTTCCATATATGGTGCTTCCTCTTTATGTCGGCAGAGATGCCAGTATTGCAGCAGTGGATGAAGCACTGAGCGGAGAGAGAATGATATTTTTTTCTTCTCAGAAAAACGCTGAAATTGAAGAGCCTGATGTTCAGGATATATACAATATAGGAACAGTAGCCCTCATTTTGCGTATGCTGAAACTGCCTGACGGCAGAGTAAAGATACTTGTTCAAGGGCTAAAACGTGCTGAAATTGACAAATATGAGCAGGAAGACCCTTTTTACAAGGTGAAACTCAATCTGATAGAGGAGAGTGAGCCGGAAGAAGGGTTAAAATCTGAAGCTTTAGTACGTCATGTGAAGGAACAGTTGTCCAAAGCTGTTAATCTTGGGAAACCGCTTCTGCCCGACCTGTTGGCTGTGATTGAAACAATCAATGAGCCGGGCAAATTGGCCGATATTATAGCGGCTAATCTTGGTTTGAAAGCTGAGGAATCTCAGGTGATTCTGGAAGAGATTGAAGCTGAAAAAAGACTGGAGAAGGTTAATGAATTTTTAAACAGAGAAATTTCAATTCTCGAAGTCCAGCAGCAGATAATGAATGATGCCAAGGGTGAAATCGATAAAAGTCAGAGGGAATATTTTCTGAAAGAACAGATGAGGGCAATCAAGAAAGAGCTCGGTGAAGAGGATGATATCAGTAAAGAGGTTGAGGAGCTTCAGGAAAAAATCAGAAAGGCCAGGATGCCCAAAAAAGTCAGGGAAGAAGCTGAAAAACAGCTGGGCAGACTTTCCCGAATGCATCCAGATTCCGCCGAAGCGACTGTTGTCCGGAGTTATCTGGAGTGGCTGGTGGAACTTCCCTGGTCCAAATCCAGCAAAGATAACCTCAATATAAAGCATGCCAAAAAAATCCTGGATGAAGATCACTACGGGCTTGATGAGGTAAAAGACAGAATACTTGATTTCCTTGCCGTCCGTAAACTTAATAAAAAGATGAAAAGCCCCATTCTATGTTTTGTTGGTCCTCCGGGAGTCGGTAAAACATCTCTGGGAAAGTCAATTGCCAGAGCTATGAACAGGGAGTTTTTCAGAATGTCCCTCGGCGGCACCCGTGATGAAGCTGAAATAAGAGGACATAGAAGGACATACATAGGTGCCATGCCCGGTAAAATAATCCAGGGGATAAAAAATACCGGTATGAATAATCCTGTTTTTATGCTGGATGAAATCGATAAATTGGGAATGGATTTCAGAGGCGATCCTTCCTCCGCTCTGCTGGAAGTGCTTGATCCGGAACAGAACAGTTCTTTTGTGGATCACTATCTTGGAGTGCCTTTTGATTTGTCCCGTGTATTTTTTATTACCACAGCCAATTATCTTGATCCCATACCGCCTGCATTAAAGGATAGAATGGAGGTTATCAGGATACCGGGTTATACGGAGGATGAAAAAATAAAAATAGCCGAAAACTATCTTATTCCCCGACAAATCAAAGAAAACGGGCTGGGTGAAAAGAAAGTTCAGTTTAGCAGGAAAGCAATATTTGAAATTATAGACGGCTACACCAGAGAGTCAGGTCTCAGGAATCTGGAAAGGACCATAGGAAAAATCTGCAGGAAGATTGCCAGAAAGGTTGCCGAAGGTGCCGGAAAAGAAACATTCAGAATTACTCCTAAGACTGTTGAAAAATTTTTGGGTCCCAGAAAATTTGAGGATGAGGAAGAACTTAAAACAAATGAAGTTGGTATAGTCACAGGTCTTGCATGGACTCCGTACGGCGGAGAGGTTTTATTTGTTGAGTGCAATAAGTACAAAGGCAAAGGGAATATGGTTGTTACCGGTCAGCTGGGAGATATTATGAAAGAATCGGCAAAAGCCGCTTTTACAGCCGTTAAATCTCTTGCTGAAAAATATGAAATTGATGAAAAAATGTTTTCCGATTATGATATACACATCCACGTACCTGCCGGGGCAATTCCGAAGGACGGTCCTTCTGCAGGAATAACAATGGCTACAGCAATTTTTTCCATATTTACAGGTAAAAAGGTGCGTAAAGATGTTGCAATGACCGGTGAAATCACTATTTCGGGCAAAGTGCTCCCCATAGGCGGACTGAAAGAGAAACTTCTTGCTGCAAAAAGAATAGGTGTGGCTAAGGTAATTATCCCGAAAAAGAATAAAAAGGATCTTGTGAACGTGCCGGCAAATGTTAAAAACAGCCTGGAAATAGTTGCTGTGGAAAAATTTGATGAAGTTCTGCAACATACTTTTTAA
- a CDS encoding Hsp20/alpha crystallin family protein yields the protein MMEDFDPANKIVLVHGIISDKIGKLIDYSEKMKRSISETSIPLMDIIDTGENLEIFAELPGVKLDDFNVLLYEEYLIIEGNKIADKPDCKVTFFRMERTFTPFRRIVRLPHEVDESDISAKLKDGVLIIKIKRK from the coding sequence ATGATGGAAGACTTTGATCCTGCAAACAAAATTGTTTTGGTGCACGGAATTATCAGCGATAAAATAGGTAAATTAATCGACTATTCCGAAAAAATGAAGCGGAGTATCAGTGAAACCAGCATTCCCCTTATGGATATTATTGATACGGGAGAGAATCTCGAAATTTTTGCTGAACTTCCCGGAGTTAAGCTTGATGATTTTAATGTTTTACTGTATGAAGAATATCTTATTATCGAAGGGAATAAAATTGCTGACAAACCTGACTGCAAGGTAACATTTTTCAGGATGGAGAGAACGTTTACCCCTTTCAGAAGGATAGTCAGACTTCCCCATGAAGTGGATGAGAGTGATATTTCTGCAAAACTGAAAGACGGCGTACTGATAATAAAAATAAAAAGGAAATGA
- the galU gene encoding UTP--glucose-1-phosphate uridylyltransferase GalU — MGVRKAVLPVAGFGTRMLPATKSVAKEMITLIDKPLIHYAVLEAVESGIEQIIFVTSAGKSEIENYFDKSPNLELALENSGKKELLEEVRNISSMCEFVSVRQKEQKGLGHAVYCARDVVGDEPFAVILPDDIMRYKTPVTKQLIDNFEETHAPVVALCKVEKKDAHKYGIIEIDKKVKDNFYKLKTMVEKPKTNPPSDMAIIGRYILTKEILDEIGNTKSGALGEIQLTDAINAVASKNSVYGYEYEGRRFDCGNKSGYLEAVVNFALEREDISEDFKQILEAAGFKVNDGRL; from the coding sequence ATGGGAGTTAGAAAAGCAGTGCTGCCTGTTGCGGGATTTGGGACCAGAATGCTTCCTGCTACCAAATCTGTGGCAAAAGAGATGATTACACTTATTGACAAGCCGTTAATTCATTATGCTGTTTTAGAGGCTGTGGAATCAGGAATTGAGCAGATAATTTTTGTTACAAGTGCAGGCAAAAGCGAAATAGAAAATTATTTTGATAAATCTCCGAATCTTGAGCTGGCTTTGGAAAACTCAGGCAAAAAAGAGCTGCTTGAAGAGGTCAGGAATATTAGCAGTATGTGCGAATTTGTATCGGTAAGGCAGAAGGAACAGAAAGGGCTGGGGCACGCCGTTTACTGTGCCCGGGATGTTGTTGGTGATGAGCCTTTTGCCGTGATCTTGCCCGATGATATTATGAGATACAAAACGCCTGTTACAAAGCAGCTTATAGATAATTTTGAAGAAACCCATGCTCCTGTTGTTGCACTTTGCAAAGTGGAAAAGAAAGATGCCCATAAATACGGGATTATCGAAATAGACAAAAAAGTAAAAGATAATTTTTATAAACTGAAGACAATGGTTGAAAAACCTAAAACAAATCCGCCTTCGGATATGGCTATTATCGGAAGATATATACTTACCAAAGAGATTCTGGATGAAATTGGCAATACGAAATCCGGAGCCCTGGGAGAAATCCAGCTGACGGACGCCATAAATGCTGTGGCGTCAAAAAATTCTGTATACGGTTACGAATATGAGGGCAGAAGGTTTGACTGCGGTAATAAATCCGGTTATCTGGAGGCTGTTGTAAACTTTGCTCTGGAAAGGGAAGATATTTCCGAAGATTTTAAACAAATACTTGAAGCAGCCGGTTTTAAGGTGAATGATGGAAGACTTTGA
- the amrB gene encoding AmmeMemoRadiSam system protein B codes for MYRDTVVSGLFYPSDKNKIISFIESNKTIETAQEAKMIIVPHAGYVFSGATAVKTISRIKLPKNIILLGPNHTGTGGRIAVYPGGKWSCPLGDVPVNENMVEKLIDKGFESDQPAHVKEHSLEVQLPILKYFRDDLNIVPIAFKGLGFDDCRNAGKVLKDLVDETDSMIVVSSDFNHFEDIETTNEKDFDAINRILDLDSKGLYDTVLSKNISMCGIIPTVVALESLEKKENLKASLVEHTTSAETSGDASQVVGYAGIIIK; via the coding sequence ATGTACAGGGATACAGTTGTAAGCGGGCTTTTTTATCCTTCGGACAAAAATAAGATAATATCCTTTATTGAGTCGAATAAAACCATCGAGACGGCTCAGGAAGCAAAGATGATTATTGTACCTCATGCAGGATATGTGTTTTCCGGTGCTACGGCTGTTAAAACAATTTCAAGGATTAAACTGCCCAAAAATATAATTTTACTGGGACCGAATCATACGGGGACCGGAGGCAGAATTGCCGTGTATCCCGGGGGTAAATGGAGCTGCCCGCTGGGTGATGTACCTGTGAATGAAAATATGGTGGAAAAGCTCATCGACAAAGGCTTTGAGTCCGATCAGCCTGCCCATGTGAAGGAGCATTCTCTGGAAGTTCAGCTTCCGATCTTAAAATATTTCAGGGATGATTTAAATATTGTTCCCATTGCATTTAAAGGTTTAGGTTTTGATGACTGCAGAAATGCGGGGAAAGTTCTGAAAGATCTTGTCGATGAAACAGATTCAATGATAGTTGTAAGCTCGGATTTTAACCATTTCGAGGACATTGAAACGACGAATGAGAAAGATTTTGATGCAATCAACCGCATACTTGATTTGGACAGCAAGGGACTTTATGATACTGTTTTGAGCAAAAATATATCGATGTGCGGTATTATCCCCACCGTTGTTGCTTTGGAATCGCTGGAGAAGAAAGAAAATCTGAAAGCTTCACTTGTGGAGCATACGACGAGTGCTGAGACAAGCGGTGATGCGTCGCAGGTTGTGGGTTATGCAGGGATAATAATTAAGTGA